From Methylobacterium radiodurans, a single genomic window includes:
- a CDS encoding bifunctional protein-serine/threonine kinase/phosphatase, whose amino-acid sequence MPNDLRLALGQYSEAGRKDANQDFHGALIPEQPALALKGAALAIADGIGSSAVSHVASETAVKSFLTDYYDTPDTWSVKSAAQRVIAAANSWLHAETRRSRHERDRGYVTTFSALVLKGRTAHVFHVGDARICRVAGRSLEQLTEDHRLVLSEHESYLGRALGAGAHVEIDHASVRTEPGDVFVMTTDGVHEHVSPETQTGLIARHAADLDRAAREIVRHAYEAGSDDNLTVQIVRIEAAPEAGPLDLAGRVEDLTPAPLLDPPTTFDGYRVLRALHASHRSHVYLAEDVETGATIALKVPSTEARDDPAQLRRLVMEEWIARRIDSPHVLKAQPQARRRSHLYAAMDYVEGCTLAQWMRDNSAPDLETVRGLVEQIARGLQAFHRREMVHQDLRPQNVLIDADGTVRIIDFGSTRVAGVAETAPEEQVLGTQQYSAPEYLAGQPGTPASDVFSLGVVAYQMLTGQLPYGAEAARALTEARARRLRYVPLSAARPGLPVWVDGALRKAVHPNPALRYEALSAFTYDLRHPNPSLAGVRNAALLERNPVLFWKLVSLVLALALVAVLAVRAP is encoded by the coding sequence ATGCCGAACGATCTCAGGCTCGCCCTCGGCCAGTACAGCGAGGCGGGCCGCAAGGACGCCAACCAGGACTTTCACGGGGCACTCATCCCCGAGCAGCCGGCGCTGGCGCTCAAAGGCGCGGCCCTCGCCATCGCCGACGGGATCGGCAGCAGCGCAGTGAGCCACGTCGCCAGCGAGACGGCGGTCAAGAGCTTCCTCACCGACTACTACGACACGCCCGACACGTGGTCGGTGAAGAGCGCCGCGCAGCGCGTGATCGCGGCGGCCAATTCCTGGCTCCACGCCGAGACGCGGCGCAGCCGGCACGAGCGCGACCGCGGCTACGTCACCACCTTCAGCGCCCTCGTCCTCAAGGGACGCACGGCCCACGTCTTCCACGTCGGCGACGCGCGGATCTGCCGGGTCGCGGGCCGCTCCCTGGAGCAGCTCACCGAGGACCATCGCCTCGTCCTCTCCGAGCACGAATCCTATCTCGGCCGGGCGCTCGGCGCGGGCGCCCATGTCGAGATCGACCACGCCAGCGTGCGGACCGAGCCGGGCGACGTCTTCGTGATGACGACGGACGGCGTGCACGAGCACGTCTCGCCCGAGACACAGACCGGCCTGATCGCGCGACATGCCGCCGATCTGGACAGGGCTGCGCGCGAAATCGTCAGACATGCCTACGAGGCCGGCAGCGACGACAACCTCACCGTGCAGATCGTGCGTATCGAGGCAGCACCCGAGGCCGGTCCGCTCGATCTCGCCGGGCGCGTCGAGGATCTGACACCGGCGCCCCTGCTCGATCCGCCGACGACCTTCGACGGCTACCGTGTGCTGCGCGCGCTCCACGCGAGCCACCGCAGCCACGTCTACCTCGCGGAGGATGTGGAGACCGGCGCGACGATCGCCCTCAAGGTTCCGTCCACCGAGGCGCGCGACGACCCCGCGCAGCTCCGCCGGCTCGTGATGGAGGAGTGGATCGCCCGGCGCATCGACAGCCCGCACGTGCTGAAGGCGCAACCCCAGGCCCGCCGGCGCAGCCACCTCTACGCGGCGATGGATTACGTGGAGGGATGCACGCTGGCGCAGTGGATGCGCGACAACTCGGCGCCCGACCTCGAGACGGTGCGCGGCCTCGTCGAGCAGATCGCCCGCGGGCTGCAGGCCTTTCACCGGCGCGAGATGGTGCACCAGGACCTACGTCCGCAGAACGTCCTGATCGACGCCGACGGCACCGTGCGGATCATCGATTTCGGCTCGACCCGGGTTGCGGGCGTGGCCGAGACCGCGCCCGAGGAGCAGGTGCTCGGGACCCAGCAGTACAGCGCCCCCGAATACCTCGCGGGCCAGCCCGGAACGCCGGCTTCCGACGTATTCTCGCTCGGTGTCGTCGCCTACCAGATGCTGACCGGGCAGCTGCCCTATGGGGCAGAGGCCGCCCGCGCGCTCACCGAGGCGCGGGCGCGCCGGCTGCGCTACGTCCCGCTCTCGGCCGCGCGGCCGGGCCTGCCCGTCTGGGTCGATGGGGCCCTGCGCAAGGCGGTCCACCCGAACCCGGCGCTCCGCTACGAGGCGCTCTCGGCCTTCACCTACGACCTGCGACACCCGAATCCGTCGCTCGCCGGCGTCCGCAATGCGGCGCTGCTGGAGCGAAACCCGGTCCTGTTCTGGAAGCTCGTCTCGCTGGTCCTGGCTCTGGCGCTCGTCGCGGTGCTCGCCGTCCGGGCCCCCTGA
- the lptG gene encoding LPS export ABC transporter permease LptG — protein MLIGRTLGLYFAKRFARTVLGVFLTVFALVYTLDFVELLRRAGDAEGASAGLMAQLSLYRTPAVAEGVLPFAVLFGSMAALLQLSRKLELVVARAAGISAWQFLQPGVFVALAIGSLAIGIYNPVSAALKQRSTEIEAKIFAKSTKAGSGKALYMRQKSVDGSAIIRAETAIEGTTTLAGVQVFTFDDDGGFVSQIVAARAALHDGWWELTDVRRLTSESPPESFGTYLIASTLDPGQVRQRFTPPESVPFWQLPDTIARTERAGLDATRYRLQYDVLWARPVLFVAMVLVAATVSLRFFRFGGVGKLVLGGVAAGFALYVARQVMEGLGAAGIVAAPVAAWLPAVVGSLLGTLTLLYQEDG, from the coding sequence GTGCTGATCGGCCGGACACTCGGGCTCTACTTCGCCAAGCGCTTCGCCCGCACGGTGCTGGGCGTGTTCCTCACCGTCTTCGCCCTCGTCTACACGCTCGACTTCGTGGAGCTTCTGCGCCGCGCGGGCGACGCGGAGGGCGCCTCGGCCGGGCTGATGGCGCAGCTCTCGCTCTACCGCACCCCCGCCGTCGCCGAGGGCGTGCTGCCCTTCGCGGTGCTGTTCGGATCGATGGCCGCCCTGCTCCAGCTCTCGCGCAAGCTGGAGCTGGTGGTGGCGCGCGCGGCCGGCATCTCCGCCTGGCAGTTCCTGCAGCCGGGCGTCTTCGTGGCCCTCGCGATCGGCAGCCTCGCGATCGGAATCTACAACCCGGTCTCTGCCGCCCTGAAGCAGCGCTCGACCGAGATCGAGGCGAAGATCTTCGCCAAGTCGACCAAGGCCGGCTCCGGCAAGGCGCTCTACATGCGCCAGAAGAGCGTCGACGGCTCGGCCATCATCCGGGCCGAGACGGCCATCGAGGGCACCACGACGCTGGCGGGCGTGCAGGTCTTCACCTTCGACGACGACGGCGGCTTCGTCTCCCAGATCGTCGCGGCCCGCGCCGCGCTCCACGACGGGTGGTGGGAACTCACCGATGTGCGCCGTCTCACATCCGAGTCGCCGCCGGAGAGCTTCGGCACCTACCTGATCGCCTCGACCCTCGATCCCGGGCAGGTCCGGCAGCGCTTCACACCCCCGGAATCTGTGCCTTTCTGGCAACTTCCGGACACGATCGCCCGCACCGAACGGGCTGGCCTCGACGCTACGCGCTATCGCCTTCAGTACGACGTCCTCTGGGCGCGCCCGGTCCTGTTCGTGGCCATGGTGCTCGTCGCCGCAACCGTTTCCTTACGGTTTTTCCGCTTTGGTGGGGTCGGGAAGCTCGTCCTCGGGGGAGTCGCGGCGGGCTTCGCGCTCTACGTCGCCCGGCAGGTCATGGAGGGTCTCGGAGCTGCGGGTATCGTAGCCGCGCCAGTGGCGGCGTGGCTGCCGGCCGTGGTAGGAAGCCTTCTCGGTACGCTCACGCTTCTGTACCAGGAAGACGGCTGA
- the lptF gene encoding LPS export ABC transporter permease LptF codes for MTQIERYIFRIALGACLACLIGLTGTIWVTQALRELDLITAKGQTLLIFLFVTGLSLPTLVVVIAPMALFIAVIYALNRLNGDSELIVMSAAGMKPRAILRPFLTLALLVSFLVGFLTIVVMPASFQELRDVITRVRGDFIANVVKEGQFTSLDNGLTFHFRERGQNGTLLGLFIQDAREAGKNKVYLAERGNAVEVDGQSYLALEKGSVHQQQKDSRDSSILTFERYTIDLAAFAPPDSEVVYKPRERSTTQLLFPDRDEVYFKIQKGRFRAELHDRLSSWLYPLALAFIAFAALGDPRTTRSGRGVAVAGAVLAVVLLRIAGFAAVSAAARSQAAVAAVYAVPLAAIGLSALVIFHGPKVRAFNARLAALVRGLAPRVPRLARG; via the coding sequence ATGACCCAGATCGAGCGCTACATCTTCCGCATCGCGCTCGGCGCCTGCCTCGCCTGCCTGATCGGGCTCACCGGCACGATCTGGGTGACGCAGGCGCTGCGCGAGCTGGACCTGATCACAGCGAAGGGGCAGACGCTCCTGATCTTCCTGTTCGTAACCGGGCTGTCGCTGCCGACGCTGGTGGTGGTGATCGCCCCGATGGCGCTGTTCATCGCGGTGATCTACGCCTTGAACCGGCTCAACGGTGATTCCGAGCTGATCGTGATGTCGGCGGCGGGCATGAAGCCGCGGGCGATCCTGCGCCCCTTCCTCACGCTCGCGCTGTTGGTGAGCTTCCTGGTCGGCTTCCTGACGATCGTGGTCATGCCAGCGAGCTTCCAGGAGCTGCGCGACGTGATCACGCGGGTGCGCGGCGACTTCATCGCGAACGTCGTCAAGGAGGGGCAGTTCACCAGCCTCGACAACGGGTTGACCTTCCACTTCCGCGAGCGCGGGCAGAACGGCACCCTGCTTGGTCTGTTCATCCAGGACGCGCGCGAGGCCGGCAAGAACAAGGTCTACCTCGCCGAGCGTGGCAACGCGGTCGAGGTCGACGGCCAGAGCTACCTCGCGCTCGAGAAGGGCAGCGTGCACCAGCAGCAGAAGGACAGCCGCGATTCCTCGATCCTGACCTTCGAGCGCTACACGATCGACCTCGCCGCCTTCGCGCCGCCCGATTCCGAGGTGGTCTACAAGCCGCGCGAGCGCTCGACCACGCAGCTCCTCTTCCCCGACCGTGACGAGGTCTACTTCAAGATCCAGAAGGGCCGCTTCCGGGCCGAGCTTCACGACCGGCTCTCCTCCTGGCTCTATCCCCTCGCGCTCGCCTTCATCGCCTTCGCGGCGCTGGGCGACCCGCGCACCACCCGCTCGGGGCGTGGCGTGGCGGTGGCCGGAGCGGTGCTGGCGGTGGTGCTCCTCAGGATCGCCGGCTTCGCCGCCGTCAGCGCGGCCGCCCGCAGTCAGGCCGCGGTCGCGGCCGTCTATGCGGTGCCGCTGGCCGCGATCGGGCTATCGGCCCTGGTGATCTTCCACGGACCGAAGGTCCGGGCCTTCAACGCGCGGCTCGCCGCGCTCGTTCGGGGACTCGCTCCGCGCGTCCCCCGCCTCGCGCGGGGCTAG
- the msrP gene encoding protein-methionine-sulfoxide reductase catalytic subunit MsrP, which yields MLIKQSRGWEIPESRATPESVFLNRRALLGGAAGLAAGTMLAGRPGVAAEGGPYPAPRNGAYTLDRAVTPERYSGDYNNFYEFGTSKTVMPAAEALKTSPWTVKVDGLVEKPFEIGVDDLIRKVGLEERLYRHRCVEAWSMAVPWTGFPLAKLLALANPTSGAKYVRFETFLDKAMAPGQRAFFYPWPYVEGLTLAEAGNDLAFVVTGVYGKPLPKQFGAPIRIALPWKYGFKSIKSITKVSFVAERPKTFWEGLQSSEYGFWANVNPAVPHPRWSQASERVLGTDQRVPTLIYNGYGEQVAGLYKGLEKERLFV from the coding sequence ATGTTGATCAAGCAGAGCCGCGGCTGGGAGATCCCCGAGAGCCGCGCCACGCCCGAATCGGTCTTCCTGAACCGCCGCGCTCTGCTCGGCGGCGCCGCGGGCCTCGCGGCCGGCACTATGCTCGCCGGCCGGCCCGGAGTCGCGGCCGAGGGCGGCCCCTATCCGGCGCCGCGCAACGGGGCCTACACGCTCGACCGTGCGGTGACGCCGGAGCGCTACAGCGGCGACTACAACAACTTCTATGAGTTCGGCACCTCGAAGACCGTGATGCCGGCCGCCGAGGCCCTGAAGACGAGCCCCTGGACCGTCAAGGTCGACGGCCTCGTGGAGAAGCCCTTCGAGATCGGTGTCGATGACCTGATCCGGAAGGTGGGTCTCGAGGAGCGGCTCTACCGGCACCGCTGCGTCGAGGCGTGGTCGATGGCCGTGCCCTGGACAGGATTTCCGCTGGCGAAGCTCCTGGCGCTCGCGAACCCGACCTCCGGGGCGAAATACGTCCGCTTCGAGACCTTCCTCGACAAGGCGATGGCGCCGGGCCAGCGCGCGTTCTTCTACCCCTGGCCCTATGTCGAGGGGCTGACGCTGGCGGAGGCCGGCAACGATCTCGCCTTCGTGGTCACGGGCGTATACGGCAAGCCGCTGCCGAAGCAGTTCGGTGCGCCGATCCGGATCGCCCTGCCGTGGAAGTACGGTTTCAAGTCGATCAAGTCGATCACCAAGGTCTCGTTCGTGGCCGAACGGCCCAAGACCTTCTGGGAGGGCCTGCAATCCTCCGAGTACGGCTTCTGGGCGAACGTGAATCCGGCCGTGCCGCACCCGCGCTGGAGTCAGGCGAGTGAGCGCGTGCTCGGCACCGACCAGCGCGTGCCGACGCTGATCTACAACGGCTACGGCGAGCAGGTCGCCGGCCTCTACAAGGGGCTGGAGAAGGAGCGGCTGTTCGTGTGA
- a CDS encoding leucyl aminopeptidase — protein MADGITITFAPVSRAGGGDLVVFVGDDLALGQAAREVLGTAGADLVARAAASEQFRGRHLTALSLPAPAGVEADRLVVVGLGSDKDRAKIEWPVLGGFTAGKVSGRTARVVLDWPGAALSARDAADFALGARLRAYTFDRYKTKKKPDAEDKTGSTLTLMLAGHAEAETAAGETRAVAEGVTLARDLINEPPNVLSPAEFAARAAELAKLGVAVEVLEPARLRELNFGALLAVAQGSVREPRVVMMRWNGGRPGEAPLALIGKGVVFDSGGVSIKSAGGMEDMKGDMGGAAAVVGTLHALAARKAKVNVVGAIGIVENMPDGASYRPSDIVTSMSGQTIEVINTDAEGRLVLADVIWHVQQTEKPKAIIDLATLTGAIIVALGQDIAGLFSNDDDLAAKITAAGEATAEKVWRMPLIPAYDKAIDSKFADMKNTGGRHGGAATAAAFIKRYVNDTPWAHLDIAGVGMSSTPNEINRSWGAGWGVRLLDRLVRDNYEGR, from the coding sequence ATGGCGGACGGCATCACCATCACCTTCGCTCCGGTGAGCCGGGCCGGCGGGGGCGACCTCGTCGTGTTCGTCGGCGACGACCTCGCGCTGGGCCAGGCCGCCCGCGAGGTTCTGGGCACGGCCGGCGCCGACCTCGTGGCGCGGGCCGCCGCCTCCGAGCAGTTCCGGGGCCGCCATCTGACCGCGCTCTCCCTGCCGGCGCCGGCCGGCGTCGAAGCCGACCGGCTGGTCGTGGTGGGGCTCGGCTCCGACAAGGACCGGGCCAAGATCGAGTGGCCGGTGCTCGGGGGCTTCACGGCCGGCAAGGTCTCGGGCCGCACCGCCCGCGTGGTGCTCGACTGGCCGGGCGCCGCTCTCTCCGCGCGCGACGCCGCCGACTTCGCCCTCGGCGCGCGCCTGCGGGCCTACACATTCGACCGCTACAAGACGAAGAAGAAGCCCGACGCCGAGGACAAGACCGGCTCGACGCTCACCCTGATGCTGGCGGGCCACGCCGAGGCGGAGACGGCAGCGGGCGAGACCCGCGCGGTCGCCGAGGGCGTCACGCTCGCCCGCGATCTGATCAACGAGCCGCCGAACGTGCTCTCGCCGGCCGAGTTCGCGGCCCGCGCCGCGGAGCTTGCCAAGCTCGGCGTCGCGGTCGAGGTTCTGGAGCCGGCGCGCCTGCGCGAACTGAATTTCGGCGCCCTGCTCGCGGTGGCGCAGGGCTCGGTCCGCGAGCCGCGCGTCGTGATGATGCGCTGGAACGGCGGCCGGCCGGGCGAGGCGCCGCTGGCGCTGATCGGCAAGGGCGTGGTGTTCGATTCCGGCGGCGTCTCGATCAAGTCGGCCGGCGGCATGGAGGACATGAAGGGCGACATGGGTGGGGCCGCCGCCGTGGTCGGCACGCTCCACGCGCTCGCCGCCCGCAAGGCCAAGGTGAACGTGGTCGGCGCCATCGGCATCGTCGAGAACATGCCGGACGGTGCCTCCTACCGGCCGTCCGACATCGTCACCTCCATGTCGGGCCAGACCATCGAGGTCATCAACACCGATGCGGAGGGCCGTCTCGTCCTGGCGGACGTGATCTGGCACGTGCAGCAGACCGAGAAGCCGAAGGCGATCATCGACCTCGCCACGCTCACCGGCGCGATCATCGTGGCGCTTGGCCAGGACATCGCCGGCCTGTTCTCGAACGACGACGACCTTGCCGCCAAGATCACGGCGGCCGGCGAGGCGACCGCCGAGAAGGTCTGGCGGATGCCGCTGATCCCGGCCTACGACAAGGCGATCGACTCGAAATTCGCCGACATGAAGAACACCGGCGGGCGGCACGGAGGCGCGGCCACGGCGGCGGCCTTCATCAAGCGCTACGTCAACGACACGCCCTGGGCGCATCTCGACATCGCGGGCGTCGGCATGTCTTCGACCCCGAACGAGATCAACCGCAGCTGGGGCGCCGGCTGGGGCGTGCGCCTGCTCGACCGTCTGGTGCGTGACAATTACGAGGGGCGCTAG
- a CDS encoding LysR family transcriptional regulator: MDWDKIRIFLNVAEAGSFTKAGDDIGLSQSAVSRQISALERELKAPLFHRHARGLILTEQGDLLFRAARDMKLRLENTKARLVETSERPSGDLKVTTTVGLGSAWLSQRVAEFLDLYPDVRIELILTNEELDLAMREADIAIRMRRPAQPDLIQRRLFTVHYHAFASPDYIKRFGEPKTFEDLDNHRLVSFGGNEPSYLLAAHYLADIGREGRERRPVHFTVNNVAALQKAMETGCGIGILPDYAVDGGDALTQVLRDSEMPTLDSYLVYAEEMRTVARVQAFRDFLVTKAQRWTY, from the coding sequence GTGGATTGGGACAAGATCCGGATCTTCCTCAACGTCGCCGAGGCGGGAAGCTTCACGAAGGCGGGCGACGATATCGGCCTCAGCCAGTCCGCGGTGAGCCGCCAGATCAGCGCCCTGGAGCGCGAGTTGAAGGCGCCGCTGTTCCACCGGCACGCCCGCGGACTGATCCTCACCGAGCAGGGCGACCTGCTGTTCCGCGCCGCGCGCGACATGAAGCTGAGGCTGGAGAACACGAAGGCCCGTCTCGTCGAGACGAGCGAGCGTCCCTCCGGCGACCTCAAGGTGACGACCACGGTCGGCCTCGGCTCGGCTTGGCTCTCACAGCGGGTCGCCGAGTTCCTCGACCTCTACCCGGACGTCCGCATCGAGCTGATCCTGACCAACGAGGAACTCGACCTCGCCATGCGCGAGGCCGACATCGCCATCCGCATGCGCCGGCCCGCCCAGCCCGACCTGATCCAGCGCCGGCTCTTCACGGTGCACTACCACGCCTTCGCGAGCCCGGATTACATCAAGCGCTTCGGCGAGCCGAAAACCTTCGAGGATCTCGACAACCATCGCCTTGTCTCGTTCGGCGGCAACGAGCCTTCCTACCTGCTGGCCGCCCACTACCTGGCCGATATCGGGCGCGAGGGCCGCGAGCGCCGTCCGGTGCACTTTACTGTCAACAACGTAGCGGCACTGCAGAAGGCGATGGAGACGGGCTGCGGGATCGGCATTCTGCCGGACTACGCGGTGGATGGCGGCGACGCCCTGACCCAGGTGCTGCGCGACAGCGAGATGCCGACGCTCGACAGCTACCTCGTCTACGCCGAGGAGATGCGGACCGTGGCGCGCGTGCAGGCATTCCGGGACTTCCTCGTCACGAAGGCCCAGCGCTGGACGTATTGA
- a CDS encoding formate/nitrite transporter family protein, which translates to MAYLAPSEFVTKMVDAGESKIFMSTRDTVIRAYMAGAILALAAVFAVTITQQTGIPILGAALFPVGFCMLYLLGFDLLTGVFVLAPLALLDRRPGVTVGGVLRNWGFVFLGNFMGALTVAFMMAFVFTFGFTAPADKVGEFIAHVGERRTVGYAAHGVGGWFTIFMRGMLCNWMVSTGVVGAMISTTVSGKVIAMWMPIMVFFYMTFEHSVVNMFLFPFGLMMGGNFSIGDYFFWNEIPTVLGNLVGGLAFTGLTLYTTHVRTAPKRAVPGEARRLAA; encoded by the coding sequence ATGGCTTACCTCGCGCCCTCCGAATTCGTCACCAAGATGGTCGACGCCGGAGAATCCAAGATCTTCATGTCGACCCGCGACACCGTGATCCGCGCCTACATGGCCGGCGCGATCCTGGCGCTCGCGGCGGTCTTCGCCGTCACCATCACGCAGCAGACCGGCATCCCGATCCTCGGCGCCGCCCTGTTCCCGGTCGGCTTCTGCATGCTCTACCTGCTGGGCTTCGACCTGCTCACCGGCGTGTTCGTGCTGGCGCCCCTCGCGCTCCTCGATCGCCGGCCGGGCGTGACCGTCGGCGGCGTGCTGCGCAACTGGGGCTTCGTCTTCCTGGGCAACTTCATGGGCGCGCTGACGGTCGCCTTCATGATGGCCTTCGTCTTCACCTTCGGCTTCACCGCGCCGGCCGACAAGGTCGGCGAGTTCATCGCCCATGTCGGCGAGCGCCGCACCGTCGGCTACGCGGCGCACGGCGTCGGCGGCTGGTTCACGATCTTCATGCGCGGCATGCTGTGCAACTGGATGGTCTCGACCGGTGTCGTCGGCGCGATGATCTCGACCACGGTGAGCGGCAAGGTCATCGCCATGTGGATGCCCATCATGGTGTTCTTCTACATGACCTTCGAGCACTCGGTGGTGAACATGTTCCTGTTCCCCTTCGGTCTGATGATGGGCGGCAACTTCTCGATCGGCGACTACTTCTTCTGGAACGAGATCCCGACCGTGCTCGGCAACCTCGTGGGCGGCCTCGCCTTCACGGGCCTGACCCTCTACACCACCCACGTCCGCACCGCGCCCAAGCGCGCCGTCCCGGGCGAGGCGCGCCGCCTCGCCGCCTGA
- a CDS encoding AMP-binding protein, whose product MIEEQRAVKPWLASYPADMPAEIEVDGLGTLVDMFEASTARFADRTAVICFGISLSYAQLGALARAFATWLQGQGIAKGDRVAIMMPNVPAYPVALFGTLLTGATVVNVNPLYTPRELAAQLNDSGARTLVVLENFAHTVAQALPNLSVDRVVIAGPGDGLGPKGALINLAARHIKKAVPAYALPQGLATRFTAALKAGRGRPLRSVSVAQGDLAFLQYTGGTTGVAKAAMLTHRNVLANVVQSQTWLRATDPDAPVRVMVTALPLYHIFALTCCFLFFIRSGGTCLLIPNPRDADGFVKTLSKHRFTHMSGVNTLFNLLNNHPRFPLLDFSQLDYVVGGGMAVQKSVATRWKEITGSTIVEGYGLSETSPVVCVNPYGLPEWSGTIGFPVPSTDVSIRDADGMPVPFGVPGELCVRGPQVMKGYWNRPDETAKVTTPDGFFRTGDVAVMQPDGQVRIVDRMKDMILVSGFNVYPNEVEDVLALHPGILECAVVGATCPDAGEMVVAHVVLRDPSLTVEAIRAYARSQLTGYKVPRQVVIRQALPKTNVGKVLRRALRDDVPAA is encoded by the coding sequence GTGATCGAGGAACAGAGAGCCGTCAAGCCGTGGCTCGCATCATATCCGGCCGACATGCCGGCGGAGATCGAGGTGGACGGGCTCGGCACGCTCGTCGACATGTTCGAGGCGAGCACGGCGCGTTTTGCCGACCGCACGGCGGTGATCTGCTTCGGCATCTCGCTGAGCTACGCCCAGCTCGGCGCGCTCGCCCGCGCGTTCGCCACGTGGCTCCAAGGGCAGGGGATCGCCAAGGGCGACCGGGTCGCCATCATGATGCCGAACGTCCCGGCCTACCCGGTGGCGTTGTTCGGCACGCTGCTGACGGGCGCGACGGTCGTCAACGTCAACCCGCTCTACACGCCGCGGGAACTCGCCGCTCAGCTCAACGATTCGGGCGCCCGCACCCTCGTGGTGCTGGAGAACTTCGCCCACACGGTCGCGCAGGCGCTGCCGAACCTCTCCGTCGATCGGGTGGTGATCGCAGGCCCCGGGGACGGGCTGGGGCCCAAGGGCGCGCTGATCAACCTCGCGGCGCGCCATATCAAGAAGGCGGTGCCGGCCTATGCCCTGCCTCAGGGGCTCGCTACCCGCTTCACCGCGGCGCTGAAGGCCGGCCGCGGCCGGCCGTTGCGGTCGGTATCTGTGGCGCAGGGCGATCTCGCGTTCCTGCAATATACCGGCGGCACCACGGGGGTCGCCAAGGCCGCGATGCTGACCCACCGGAACGTGCTGGCCAACGTGGTGCAGAGCCAGACTTGGCTGCGGGCGACCGATCCGGACGCCCCGGTGCGCGTGATGGTGACGGCGCTGCCGCTCTACCACATCTTCGCGCTGACCTGCTGCTTCCTGTTCTTCATCCGTTCTGGGGGCACCTGCCTGCTGATCCCGAATCCGCGCGACGCGGACGGCTTCGTGAAAACGTTGTCGAAGCACCGCTTCACGCACATGTCGGGCGTGAACACTCTGTTCAACCTTCTGAACAATCACCCCCGCTTCCCACTGCTCGACTTCTCGCAGCTGGATTACGTCGTAGGCGGCGGTATGGCGGTGCAGAAATCGGTAGCCACGCGCTGGAAGGAGATCACCGGATCCACGATCGTGGAGGGCTACGGCCTGTCGGAGACCTCGCCGGTGGTCTGCGTGAATCCTTACGGACTGCCAGAGTGGAGCGGCACGATCGGCTTCCCCGTACCCTCGACCGATGTCTCGATCCGCGACGCCGACGGGATGCCGGTGCCCTTCGGCGTGCCCGGTGAGCTCTGCGTGCGCGGGCCCCAGGTGATGAAGGGCTACTGGAACCGCCCGGACGAGACCGCCAAGGTAACGACGCCGGACGGTTTCTTCCGCACCGGCGACGTCGCGGTGATGCAGCCGGACGGGCAGGTCCGGATCGTGGACCGGATGAAGGACATGATCCTGGTCTCCGGGTTCAACGTCTACCCGAACGAGGTGGAGGACGTCCTGGCGCTCCATCCCGGCATCCTCGAATGCGCGGTGGTCGGCGCGACCTGCCCGGATGCGGGTGAGATGGTGGTGGCCCACGTGGTGCTGCGCGACCCGTCGCTGACGGTCGAGGCGATCCGCGCCTACGCGCGCTCGCAGCTCACCGGCTACAAGGTGCCGCGCCAGGTGGTGATCCGGCAGGCCCTTCCGAAGACCAATGTCGGCAAGGTGCTGCGCCGGGCCCTGCGCGACGACGTTCCGGCCGCGTAA